Proteins found in one Brachypodium distachyon strain Bd21 chromosome 5, Brachypodium_distachyon_v3.0, whole genome shotgun sequence genomic segment:
- the LOC100839160 gene encoding uncharacterized protein LOC100839160, with protein MDEYRPRVSPATERFVGLFSSPSSSPTEPSFVAGDEFHEDDFLFSSGPAAASDAPPDGLGSQRVPHSHLGLLAALHEGDKRLLVRRGSGAGGVAASAAAATAGTLLRRKATIAAAASASGKSPSPTLSPNSVAWAIPAIPRPKSREQAPQYHQSAPVKVPVRPPLKPAMDRWDELDDDDELRHGDAAMLPPHEMVARASAAATGPSAPFSMLEGAGRTLKGRDLRRVRDAVLRQTGWLD; from the coding sequence ATGGATGAGTACCGGCCGCGCGTGTCGCCGGCGACCGAGCGGTTCGTCGGGCTGTTCTCTTCGCCCTCGTCTTCGCCGACGGAGCCGTCGTTCGTCGCTGGGGATGAGTTTCACGAGGACGACTTCCTGTTCTCGTCcggtcccgccgccgcctcggacGCGCCGCCCGATGGGTTAGGGAGCCAAAGGGTCCCGCACAGccacctcggcctcctcgccgcgctgCACGAAGGGGACAAGAGGCTCCTTGTCCGCCGCGGCAGCGGGGCCGGCGGGGTAGCGGCGTCTGCGGCCGCGGCAACCGCCGGGACCCTACTCCGTCGCAAGGCGACCatcgcggccgccgcctcagcATCTGGCAAGTCGCCATCGCCCACCCTTTCCCCGAACTCCGTTGCGTGGGCTATCCCGGCGATCCCGAGGCCCAAGAGCCGGGAACAGGCCCCGCAGTACCACCAGTCGGCTCCAGTAAAGGTGCCCGTCCGTCCGCCTCTGAAGCCGGCAATGGACAGGTGGGACGAacttgacgacgatgacgagctCCGGCACGGGGATGCCGCCATGCTGCCCCCGCACGAGATGGTCGCGCGCGCGTCCGCTGCTGCCACGGGGCCGTCCGCCCCGTTCTCGATGCTCGAGGGCGCCGGTCGCACGCTCAAGGGCCGAGACCTGCGACGGGTGCGTGACGCCGTGCTCCGGCAAACAGGGTGGCTCGACTGA